From Pseudomonas sp. LS1212, the proteins below share one genomic window:
- the hutG gene encoding N-formylglutamate deformylase, translating into MDKVLNFHQGRLPLLISMPHAGLRLTPGVKAGLIDEAQCLPDTDWHIPLLYEFAVDMGASVVAAEYSRFVVDLNRPSDDKPLYAGATTGLYPATLFDGKPLFKEGLEPSATERATYLEKIWTPYHRTIEDELTRLRDQFGYALLWDAHSIRSHVPHLFDGKLPDFNLGTFNGASCDPQLASELEAICGEFRDYSHVLNGRFKGGHITRHYGDPAHHIHAVQLELAQSTYMEEFEPFRYREDLAAPTQEVLKALLEGLLAWGRQRYPG; encoded by the coding sequence GTGGATAAGGTTCTGAATTTTCACCAGGGTCGATTGCCCCTGCTGATCAGCATGCCCCATGCCGGGTTGCGCCTGACCCCAGGGGTCAAGGCCGGGCTGATCGACGAAGCGCAATGCCTGCCCGACACCGACTGGCATATTCCGTTGCTGTACGAATTCGCCGTCGATATGGGCGCGAGTGTCGTCGCGGCCGAGTACTCGCGCTTCGTCGTCGACCTCAATCGTCCGTCCGATGACAAGCCGTTGTACGCCGGTGCCACCACCGGTCTCTATCCAGCAACATTGTTCGATGGCAAGCCGTTGTTCAAGGAAGGCCTGGAGCCTTCGGCTACCGAGCGCGCAACCTACCTGGAAAAGATCTGGACCCCTTACCACCGCACCATCGAAGATGAACTGACCCGTCTGCGCGATCAGTTCGGTTATGCGCTGCTGTGGGATGCACACTCGATCCGCTCCCACGTTCCGCACCTGTTCGACGGCAAACTGCCGGACTTCAACCTGGGCACCTTCAACGGCGCCAGCTGCGATCCACAACTGGCCAGCGAACTCGAAGCCATCTGCGGCGAGTTCAGGGACTACAGCCATGTGCTCAACGGTCGCTTCAAGGGTGGTCACATCACCCGTCACTACGGCGACCCGGCCCATCATATCCACGCCGTGCAGCTGGAACTGGCCCAGAGCACCTATATGGAAGAGTTCGAGCCGTTCCGTTACCGCGAAGACCTGGCGGCGCCGACTCAGGAAGTGCTCAAGGCGTTGCTCGAAGGGCTGCTTGCCTGGGGGCGGCAGCGTTATCCCGGTTGA
- a CDS encoding amino acid permease: MQQQAQGLKRGLSARHIRFMALGSAIGTGLFYGSASAIQMAGPAVLLAYLIGGAAVFMVMRALGEMAVHNPVSGSFGHYASTYLGPLSGFILGWTYAFEMIIVCLADVTAFGIYMGFWFPEVARWIWVLGIVFLIGGLNLCNVKVFGEMEFWLSLLKVGAIVAMILAGFGIMLFGIGSASTEQATGLSNLWAHGGFMPNGIGGLIASFAVVMFAFGGIEIIGITAGEAKDPQRVIPGAINAVPMRILLFYVLTLFVLMAIYPWPQIGSKGSPFVQIFDNLGISSAATILNIVVISAAVSAINSDIFGAGRMMYGLAQQGHAPKGFAQLSKQGVPWMTVVVMGAALLGGVLLNYLIPENVFLVIASIATFATVWVWLMILVTQVAMRRSMSREEIAQLKFPVPFWPYAPAAAIVFMLFVFGVLGYFPETQAALAVGAVWIVLLVIAYKLWVKPAAGQPEKVTYDPTLSHR, translated from the coding sequence ATGCAACAGCAAGCTCAAGGCTTGAAACGCGGGCTGTCGGCTCGCCATATTCGCTTCATGGCACTGGGGTCGGCGATCGGCACCGGGCTATTTTACGGTTCTGCCTCGGCCATTCAAATGGCCGGCCCCGCGGTACTGCTCGCCTACCTGATCGGTGGTGCGGCGGTATTCATGGTCATGCGCGCCCTGGGCGAGATGGCCGTGCACAACCCGGTGTCCGGTTCGTTCGGCCATTACGCCAGCACCTACCTGGGGCCCTTGTCGGGCTTCATCCTCGGCTGGACCTATGCCTTCGAGATGATCATCGTCTGCCTGGCAGACGTCACCGCATTCGGCATCTACATGGGCTTCTGGTTCCCGGAAGTCGCGCGCTGGATCTGGGTACTGGGTATCGTGTTCCTGATCGGTGGGCTGAACCTGTGCAACGTCAAGGTCTTCGGTGAAATGGAGTTCTGGCTGTCGCTGCTGAAAGTCGGCGCGATTGTCGCGATGATCCTCGCAGGCTTCGGCATCATGTTGTTCGGCATCGGCTCGGCCAGCACCGAACAGGCCACCGGCCTCAGCAATCTCTGGGCCCACGGCGGCTTCATGCCCAACGGCATTGGCGGTTTGATCGCGTCGTTCGCGGTGGTGATGTTTGCCTTTGGCGGCATCGAAATCATCGGCATCACCGCAGGTGAAGCCAAAGACCCGCAGCGGGTGATCCCCGGGGCGATCAATGCTGTACCGATGCGGATCCTGCTGTTCTACGTTCTGACCCTGTTTGTGCTGATGGCCATCTACCCATGGCCGCAGATCGGCAGCAAGGGCAGCCCGTTCGTGCAGATTTTCGACAACCTGGGCATCAGCTCGGCGGCGACTATCCTCAATATCGTGGTGATCTCGGCGGCAGTCTCGGCCATCAACAGCGACATCTTCGGTGCCGGGCGCATGATGTACGGCCTGGCCCAGCAGGGGCACGCGCCCAAGGGCTTTGCTCAGCTGTCCAAACAGGGCGTGCCGTGGATGACCGTAGTGGTCATGGGCGCGGCCCTGCTCGGTGGCGTGCTGCTGAACTACCTGATTCCGGAGAATGTATTTCTGGTGATCGCCTCGATCGCGACCTTCGCCACGGTCTGGGTCTGGCTGATGATTCTGGTCACCCAAGTGGCCATGCGTCGCTCCATGAGCCGCGAAGAAATCGCCCAGCTGAAATTCCCGGTACCGTTCTGGCCTTATGCGCCGGCGGCGGCGATCGTGTTCATGCTGTTCGTCTTTGGCGTGCTCGGCTACTTCCCGGAAACCCAGGCGGCGCTGGCAGTCGGCGCGGTATGGATCGTGCTGCTGGTCATCGCTTACAAGTTGTGGGTGAAGCCTGCAGCCGGGCAGCCGGAAAAAGTGACATACGACCCTACTTTGTCCCATCGATAA
- a CDS encoding glycine betaine/L-proline ABC transporter ATP-binding protein, whose product MSTAHKIEVRNVFKIFGARAEEALDMIGQKKTKDQVLAETGCVVGVNDLSLSIGSGEIFVIMGLSGSGKSTLVRHFNRLIDPTSGAILVDGEDILQYDMEALRQFRRHKISMVFQSFGLLPHRTVLDNVAYGLKVRGESKEKCTERALHWINTVGLKGYEKSYPHQLSGGMRQRVGLARALAADTDIILMDEAFSALDPLIRAEMQDQLLELQKTLHKTIVFITHDLDEAVRIGNRIAILKDGCLIQVGTPKEILYQPADEYVDRFVQRRVASL is encoded by the coding sequence GTGAGTACTGCACACAAGATCGAAGTCAGAAACGTTTTCAAAATCTTCGGCGCCCGCGCTGAAGAAGCGCTGGACATGATTGGCCAGAAGAAAACCAAGGATCAGGTCCTGGCCGAAACCGGCTGCGTGGTCGGGGTCAACGACCTGTCGCTGTCCATTGGCAGTGGCGAGATTTTCGTGATCATGGGCCTGTCCGGCTCGGGTAAATCGACCCTGGTGCGTCACTTCAACCGCCTGATCGACCCGACCAGCGGCGCGATCCTGGTCGATGGCGAAGACATTCTGCAATACGACATGGAAGCCCTGCGCCAATTCCGCCGGCACAAGATCAGCATGGTGTTCCAGAGCTTCGGCCTGCTGCCACATCGCACCGTGCTGGATAACGTCGCCTACGGCTTGAAAGTCCGTGGCGAGAGCAAGGAGAAGTGCACCGAACGTGCGCTGCACTGGATCAATACCGTGGGGCTCAAGGGCTACGAAAAGTCTTATCCGCACCAACTGTCCGGCGGCATGCGTCAGCGCGTCGGCCTGGCCCGCGCCCTGGCTGCCGACACGGACATCATTCTGATGGACGAAGCCTTCAGTGCGCTTGACCCGCTGATCCGCGCGGAGATGCAGGACCAGTTGCTCGAACTGCAGAAGACCCTGCACAAGACCATCGTGTTCATCACCCATGACCTCGATGAAGCGGTTCGTATCGGTAACCGTATTGCCATTCTCAAGGATGGCTGCCTGATTCAGGTCGGTACGCCGAAGGAAATCCTTTACCAGCCTGCCGATGAGTACGTCGACCGTTTCGTACAGCGCCGCGTTGCTTCTCTTTAA
- a CDS encoding proline/glycine betaine ABC transporter permease: MFPDSFTFSIADWVNSWVDALVTNYGDVFRRVADTLLWAIVNLEGLLRATPWWLMLAIVAGIAWHATRRVLPTVIIVGLLFLVGVVGLWDKLMQTLALMLVATFISVLVGIPLGILSARSNRLRAFLMPLLDIMQTMPSFVYLIPVLMLFGLGKVPAIFATVIYAAPPLIRLTDLGIRQVDGEVMEAINAFGANRWQQLFGVQLPLALPSIMAGINQTTMMALSMVVIASMIGARGLGEDVLVGIQTLNVGRGLEAGLAIVILAVVIDRITQAYGRPRHEVNQ; encoded by the coding sequence ATGTTTCCCGACAGCTTCACGTTCTCTATCGCTGACTGGGTCAATAGCTGGGTCGATGCGCTGGTGACCAACTACGGCGATGTGTTCCGGCGCGTTGCCGACACGCTGCTGTGGGCCATCGTCAACCTCGAAGGCCTGCTGCGTGCAACGCCCTGGTGGTTGATGCTGGCCATTGTTGCCGGTATTGCCTGGCACGCCACGCGGCGAGTGCTGCCGACAGTGATCATTGTCGGCCTGCTGTTTCTGGTTGGGGTCGTGGGGTTGTGGGACAAGCTGATGCAGACCCTGGCGCTGATGCTGGTGGCGACGTTTATCTCGGTGCTGGTCGGCATACCCCTGGGCATTCTCTCGGCGCGCAGCAACCGCCTGCGGGCCTTCCTGATGCCGCTGCTCGACATCATGCAGACCATGCCCAGCTTCGTGTACCTGATCCCGGTACTGATGCTGTTCGGCCTGGGCAAGGTGCCGGCAATCTTCGCCACCGTCATCTATGCCGCGCCACCGTTGATCCGCCTGACTGACTTGGGCATCCGCCAAGTGGACGGCGAGGTGATGGAAGCGATCAATGCCTTCGGCGCCAACCGCTGGCAGCAACTGTTCGGCGTGCAATTGCCGCTGGCCCTGCCGAGCATCATGGCCGGGATCAACCAGACCACCATGATGGCCCTGTCGATGGTGGTCATTGCCTCGATGATCGGTGCCCGTGGCTTGGGTGAAGACGTACTGGTGGGCATTCAGACGCTGAATGTCGGGCGCGGGCTCGAAGCGGGCCTTGCAATCGTGATTCTGGCGGTAGTGATCGACCGGATTACCCAAGCCTATGGTCGGCCACGGCATGAGGTGAACCAGTGA
- the hutU gene encoding urocanate hydratase, whose translation MTDNAQNKFRDVEIRAARGNKLTAKSWLTEAPLRMLMNNLDPEVAENPKELVVYGGIGRAARNWECYDKIVESLTNLNDDETLLVQSGKPVGVFKTHSNAPRVLIANSNLVPHWATWEHFNELDAKGLAMYGQMTAGSWIYIGSQGIVQGTYETFVEAGRQHYNSNLKGKWVLTAGLGGMGGAQPLAATLAGACSLNIECQQSRIDFRLSSRYVDEQATDLDDALARLDKYTKEGKAISIALLGNAAEILPELVKRGVRPDMVTDQTSAHDPLNGYLPAGWTWEQYRDRALTEPAAVVKAAKQSMAVHVQAMLDFQKQGIPTFDYGNNIRQMAKEEGVENAFDFPGFVPAYIRPLFCRGIGPFRWAALSGNAEDIYKTDAKVKELIPDDAHLHNWLDMARERISFQGLPARICWVGLGLRAKLGLAFNEMVRSGELSAPIVIGRDHLDSGSVSSPNRETEAMQDGSDAVSDWPLLNALLNTASGATWVSLHHGGGVGMGFSQHSGMVIVCDGTDEAAERIARVLHNDPATGVMRHADAGYQIAIDCAKEQGLNLPMITG comes from the coding sequence GTGACTGACAATGCCCAAAACAAATTTCGTGATGTTGAAATCCGTGCCGCTCGCGGTAACAAGCTCACCGCCAAGAGCTGGCTGACCGAAGCGCCGCTGCGCATGCTGATGAACAACCTCGACCCGGAAGTGGCCGAAAACCCGAAAGAGCTGGTGGTTTACGGTGGCATTGGCCGCGCGGCGCGTAACTGGGAGTGCTACGACAAGATCGTCGAGAGCCTGACCAACCTCAACGACGACGAAACCCTGCTGGTGCAGTCGGGCAAACCGGTCGGCGTGTTCAAGACCCACAGCAACGCCCCGCGCGTGCTGATCGCCAACTCCAACCTGGTGCCGCACTGGGCCACCTGGGAGCATTTCAACGAACTGGATGCCAAGGGCCTGGCCATGTACGGCCAGATGACTGCCGGCAGCTGGATCTACATCGGTAGCCAGGGCATCGTCCAGGGCACCTATGAAACCTTCGTCGAAGCCGGTCGCCAGCACTACAACAGCAACCTGAAAGGCAAGTGGGTCCTGACCGCGGGTCTGGGCGGCATGGGCGGCGCCCAGCCACTGGCGGCCACCCTGGCCGGTGCCTGCTCGCTGAACATCGAATGCCAGCAAAGCCGCATCGACTTCCGCCTGAGCAGCCGTTACGTCGATGAGCAAGCCACCGATCTGGACGATGCGCTGGCACGCCTCGACAAATACACCAAGGAAGGCAAGGCCATCTCCATCGCCCTGCTCGGCAACGCCGCCGAAATCCTGCCGGAGCTGGTCAAGCGTGGCGTGCGCCCGGACATGGTCACCGACCAGACCAGCGCCCACGATCCGCTCAACGGCTACCTGCCGGCTGGCTGGACCTGGGAACAGTACCGCGACCGCGCCCTGACCGAACCGGCTGCGGTGGTCAAGGCGGCCAAGCAATCCATGGCCGTCCACGTCCAGGCCATGCTCGACTTCCAGAAGCAAGGCATCCCGACTTTCGACTACGGCAACAACATCCGTCAGATGGCCAAGGAAGAAGGCGTGGAAAACGCCTTCGACTTCCCCGGCTTCGTACCGGCCTATATCCGTCCGCTGTTCTGCCGTGGCATCGGCCCGTTCCGCTGGGCAGCACTGTCGGGTAACGCCGAGGACATCTACAAGACCGACGCCAAGGTCAAGGAACTGATCCCGGACGACGCCCACCTGCACAACTGGCTGGACATGGCGCGCGAGCGCATCAGCTTCCAGGGCCTGCCGGCACGTATCTGCTGGGTTGGCCTGGGCCTGCGCGCCAAGCTGGGCCTGGCCTTCAACGAAATGGTGCGCAGCGGCGAGCTGTCGGCACCGATCGTGATTGGCCGTGACCACCTCGATTCCGGTTCCGTATCGAGCCCGAACCGTGAAACCGAAGCGATGCAGGATGGCTCCGACGCCGTGTCCGACTGGCCACTGCTCAACGCGTTGCTCAACACCGCGAGCGGCGCGACCTGGGTCTCCCTGCACCACGGCGGCGGCGTCGGCATGGGCTTCTCCCAGCATTCGGGGATGGTCATCGTCTGCGACGGTACCGACGAAGCGGCCGAGCGTATTGCCCGCGTACTGCACAACGACCCGGCTACTGGTGTCATGCGTCACGCTGATGCCGGTTACCAGATTGCAATTGATTGCGCCAAAGAGCAGGGCCTGAACCTGCCGATGATCACAGGCTGA
- a CDS encoding HutD family protein yields the protein MSQLKVLRAADYPRMPWKNGGGSTEEITRDAGKGLDGFGWRLSIADIAESGGFSSFAGYERIITVLQGDGMTLRVDGHSTRKLLPFDAFAFRGESAVSCNLLGGAIRDFNLIYAPQRYRARLQWFDVREPVRLFSSASTVLVFSAAEQLQVELGRHEAALLGEYDCLQLNGNNELLEIVLTGKCCLIELTAA from the coding sequence ATGAGCCAGTTGAAAGTTTTGCGCGCGGCCGATTACCCGCGCATGCCCTGGAAAAATGGCGGTGGCAGCACCGAAGAAATCACTCGCGATGCGGGGAAGGGGCTCGATGGGTTTGGTTGGCGCCTGTCGATCGCCGATATCGCCGAGTCCGGTGGCTTCTCCAGCTTCGCTGGGTACGAGCGCATCATTACCGTATTGCAGGGCGATGGCATGACCTTGCGGGTCGATGGTCACAGTACCCGCAAGCTGCTGCCCTTCGATGCCTTTGCCTTCCGTGGCGAAAGCGCGGTGTCGTGCAATCTGCTCGGCGGTGCGATACGCGATTTCAACCTGATTTATGCACCCCAGCGTTACCGTGCGCGCCTGCAGTGGTTCGATGTGCGCGAGCCGGTGCGCTTGTTCAGCTCAGCCAGCACTGTGCTGGTGTTCAGTGCTGCCGAACAGCTGCAAGTCGAACTGGGCAGGCACGAAGCTGCCTTGCTTGGCGAATATGACTGCCTGCAATTGAACGGTAACAACGAGTTGCTGGAAATCGTACTGACAGGCAAATGCTGCCTGATCGAGCTGACCGCCGCCTAA
- the hutI gene encoding imidazolonepropionase — protein MKTLWQHCHVASMAQGNYSIIEDAAIVTSGAHIEWIGPRSELPAGDYAEVHDLAGTWVTPGLIDCHTHTVFGGNRSGEFEQRLQGVSYAEIAAAGGGIASTVRATRAASEDELFASAHKRLKSLLHDGVTSVEIKSGYGLDLASERKILRVIRRLGAELPVTVRSTCLAAHALPPEYADRADDYIEHICTEMLPALAAEGLVDAVDAFCEYLAFSPAQVERVFIAAQNFGLPVKLHAEQLSSLHGSSLAARYHALSADHLEFMTEDDAIAMAKSGTVAVLLPGAFYFLRETQLPPMEALRKHGVKIAVASDLNPGTSPALSLRLMLNMACTCFRMTPEEALAGATIHAATALGMGQTHGSLEIGKVADFVAWDIERPADLAYWLGGDLNKRVVRHGIEVSNLEVTRG, from the coding sequence ATGAAAACTCTCTGGCAACACTGCCACGTCGCAAGCATGGCGCAGGGCAATTACTCGATCATCGAGGATGCCGCCATCGTGACGTCAGGAGCGCACATAGAGTGGATCGGCCCGCGCAGCGAGCTGCCGGCTGGCGACTACGCCGAGGTCCATGACCTCGCGGGTACCTGGGTCACGCCTGGCCTGATCGACTGCCACACCCATACCGTGTTCGGCGGCAATCGCAGCGGCGAGTTCGAGCAGCGCCTGCAAGGCGTGAGCTATGCCGAGATCGCCGCGGCCGGTGGCGGTATTGCCAGCACCGTGCGCGCGACGCGGGCGGCGAGCGAAGACGAGCTGTTTGCCAGCGCGCACAAGCGCTTGAAGAGCCTGCTGCACGACGGCGTCACCAGCGTCGAGATCAAGTCCGGCTACGGCCTGGACCTGGCCAGCGAGCGGAAGATTCTTCGGGTAATCCGCCGGCTCGGCGCCGAGTTGCCGGTCACGGTGCGCAGCACCTGCCTGGCCGCGCACGCCTTGCCCCCGGAATACGCCGATCGGGCCGACGATTACATCGAGCACATCTGCACTGAAATGCTCCCGGCCCTGGCGGCCGAAGGGCTGGTGGATGCAGTGGATGCCTTCTGCGAGTACCTGGCGTTCTCGCCCGCGCAGGTCGAACGGGTGTTCATCGCCGCGCAGAACTTCGGCTTGCCGGTCAAGTTGCACGCCGAGCAGCTGTCGTCCCTGCACGGTTCGAGCCTGGCGGCGCGCTATCATGCGTTGTCGGCGGACCATCTGGAATTCATGACCGAGGACGACGCCATCGCCATGGCCAAATCCGGGACGGTCGCGGTGTTGTTGCCGGGCGCGTTCTACTTCCTGCGCGAAACCCAGTTGCCGCCGATGGAGGCCTTGCGCAAACACGGCGTGAAAATCGCCGTCGCCAGCGACCTCAACCCCGGCACCTCGCCGGCGTTGTCATTGCGGCTGATGTTGAACATGGCCTGCACCTGTTTCCGAATGACCCCGGAAGAAGCCCTCGCCGGAGCGACCATTCACGCGGCCACCGCGCTGGGCATGGGCCAGACCCATGGCTCGCTGGAAATCGGCAAGGTCGCCGACTTCGTCGCCTGGGACATCGAGCGCCCGGCCGACCTGGCCTATTGGCTGGGGGGTGACTTGAACAAGCGGGTCGTTCGTCATGGTATTGAAGTATCGAATCTGGAGGTGACGCGTGGATAA
- the hutH gene encoding histidine ammonia-lyase — MTALNLIPGQLSLAQLRDVYQQSVKISLDDSASAQIEASVACVEQILAENRTAYGINTGFGLLASTRIASEDLENLQRSLVLSHAAGVGEPISDALCRLIMVLKVNSLSRGFSGIRRKVIDALISLINAEVYPHIPLKGSVGASGDLAPLAHMSLVLLGEGKARYKGQWLPATEALAVAGLEPLTLAAKEGLALLNGTQVSTAFALRGLFEGEDLFAGALACGSLTVEAVLGSRSPFDARIHAARGQRGQIDAAAAYRHLLGERSEVSDSHENCEKVQDPYSLRCQPQVMGACLTQFRQAAEVLVIEANAVSDNPLVFAAEGDVISGGNFHAEPVAMAADNMALAIAEIGSLSERRISLMMDKHMSQLPPFLVANGGVNSGFMIAQVTAAALASENKALSHPHSVDSLPTSANQEDHVSMAPAAGKRLWEMAENTRGILAVEWLAACQGLDLREGLKTSAKLEQARSTLRSKVAYYEKDRFFAPDINAASELLASRCLNELVPAKLLPSL, encoded by the coding sequence GTGACTGCGCTAAACCTTATCCCCGGCCAACTGAGCCTTGCCCAACTGCGTGATGTTTATCAGCAATCGGTAAAAATCAGCCTCGACGACAGCGCCTCGGCACAGATCGAAGCCAGCGTCGCCTGCGTGGAACAAATCCTCGCCGAGAACCGTACCGCTTACGGTATCAACACCGGGTTCGGCCTGTTGGCTTCGACCCGCATCGCCAGTGAGGATCTGGAAAACCTCCAGCGCTCCCTGGTGCTGTCCCACGCTGCCGGTGTCGGCGAGCCCATCAGCGACGCGCTGTGCCGGCTGATCATGGTGCTCAAGGTCAACAGCCTGAGCCGTGGTTTCTCCGGGATTCGCCGCAAAGTGATCGATGCACTGATCTCCCTGATCAACGCCGAAGTTTATCCGCACATCCCGCTCAAGGGCTCGGTCGGTGCTTCCGGCGACCTGGCACCCTTGGCGCATATGTCGCTGGTGCTGCTGGGCGAAGGCAAGGCACGTTACAAAGGGCAATGGCTGCCGGCCACCGAAGCGCTGGCCGTGGCTGGGCTGGAACCTCTGACCCTGGCTGCCAAGGAAGGTCTGGCGTTGCTTAATGGCACTCAGGTTTCCACGGCATTCGCCCTGCGCGGCCTGTTCGAAGGTGAGGACCTGTTCGCAGGCGCACTGGCCTGCGGCAGTCTGACCGTCGAGGCGGTACTGGGCTCGCGTTCGCCATTCGATGCACGGATTCACGCCGCCCGCGGTCAACGTGGCCAGATCGACGCCGCTGCCGCGTATCGTCACCTGCTGGGCGAGCGCAGCGAAGTCTCCGACTCCCACGAGAACTGCGAGAAGGTCCAGGACCCGTACTCCCTGCGTTGCCAGCCACAAGTCATGGGCGCTTGCCTGACCCAGTTCCGTCAGGCTGCCGAAGTGCTGGTGATCGAGGCCAACGCCGTATCGGATAATCCGTTGGTGTTCGCTGCTGAAGGTGATGTGATCTCCGGCGGTAACTTCCACGCCGAACCTGTGGCCATGGCCGCTGACAACATGGCCTTGGCCATCGCTGAAATCGGCTCGCTGAGTGAGCGCCGTATCTCGCTGATGATGGACAAGCACATGTCGCAATTGCCGCCGTTCCTGGTGGCCAATGGCGGAGTCAACTCCGGCTTCATGATCGCTCAGGTGACCGCTGCTGCCCTGGCCAGCGAGAACAAGGCACTGTCCCACCCGCATTCGGTGGACAGCCTGCCGACGTCCGCCAACCAGGAAGACCACGTGTCCATGGCCCCGGCCGCTGGCAAGCGTCTTTGGGAAATGGCCGAGAACACTCGTGGCATCCTCGCTGTGGAATGGCTCGCTGCCTGCCAGGGCCTGGACCTGCGCGAAGGTCTGAAGACTTCGGCCAAGCTCGAACAGGCTCGCAGCACCCTGCGCAGCAAAGTGGCGTACTACGAGAAAGATCGTTTCTTCGCCCCTGACATCAACGCTGCGAGCGAGTTGCTGGCTTCGCGTTGCCTGAATGAGCTGGTGCCGGCGAAGTTGCTGCCTAGCTTGTAA